From the Theileria parva strain Muguga chromosome 3 map unlocalized ctg_531, whole genome shotgun sequence genome, one window contains:
- a CDS encoding putative integral membrane protein, with translation MGLCYYIRREEFIRCLMAFFMISCPILVFEQSNLWRWYLSSFFLLLSVSFSSSNRDVCYVYPKTRSQTSPSYQLFYHTYHYCLDLESCDYLPGYWYQHFDKYFYENLVLN, from the coding sequence ATGGGTTTGTGTTACTATATTAGGCGTGAGGAGTTCATCAGATGTTTGATGGCATTTTTCATGATCAGTTGTCCAATTTTGGTTTTTGAACAGAGTAATCTGTGGCGTTGGTACCTCAGTTCCTTCTTCCTTCTCCTTTCCGTATCCTTTTCTTCAAGTAATCGGGATGTTTGTTATGTTTATCCAAAAACTCGTTCTCAAACCTCTCCCTCATACcaattattttaccatACATACCATTATTGTTTAGATTTAGAGAGTTGTGACTATTTACCGGGTTATTGGTATCAacattttgataaatatttttatgaGAATTTGGTGTTGAATTAG
- the EMG1 gene encoding EMG1/NEP1 methyltransferase family protein: MVINFVISNSGLEFHKSNKKSPHPKLNLLQEHLHFNNIEEDRNGSDYRPDLVHFCLLSLQDSILNKEGKIQVYLETLQGHVFKVSNSFRVPRAFKVFNKVFSTFLHSKSKDLRTESGDILIESVVNLDQLIPDSSIKIAIDNRCPVLDIRAVLSQLTVDFDRCWFFFSSSQNRNLSNITLSNNVEIKAIHKELLERDDLTTSTYPNKLQSLEDKYFKSVNNLDPSNHSNSVNIVNGVDSKFDYCLSIRDYNMSCLSNCYTLVCTLEHLLNY, encoded by the exons atggTAATAAATTTCGTAATTTCTAATTCCGGTTTAGAATTCCACAAATCTAATAAAAAATCTCCACATCCAAAACTCAATCTTCTTCAAGAACACTTACATTTTAACAA TATTGAGGAGGATAGAAATGGATCTGACTATCGTCCTGATCTAGTtcatttttgtttattatcACTTCAAGATTCGATTTTGAACAAAGAGGGGAAGATTCAGGTGTACTTGGAGACTCTTCAGGGCCACGTTTTCAAGGTTTCAAATTCCTTTAGGGTCCCTAGAGCATTTAAGGTGTTCAACAAAGTTTTCTCTACTTTTTTACACAGCAAGTCCAAAGACCTAAGAACTGAGTCTGGTGACATTTTGATAGAGTCTGTTGTCAATTTGGACCAATTAATTCCAGACTCTTCCATCAAAATCGCAATTGACAACAGATGCCCAGTTTTAGATATTAGGGCTGTTCTATCCCAATTAACTGTTGATTTTGACCGCTGTTGGTTCTTTTTCTCATCCTCCCAAAATCGCAATCTTTCTAACATCACTCTCTCAAATAATGTAGAAATTAAAGCTATACATAAGGAACTACTCGAAAGGGATGATCTAACCACTAGCACATACCCCAATAAACTGCAATCCTTAGaagataaatattttaaatcagTCAACAATTTAGATCCATCAAACCATTCCAATTCAGTAAATATTGTGAATGGAGTGGATagtaaatttgattattgTTTATCAATTAGAGATTATAACATGAGTTGTCTTTCAAATTGTTATACTCTCGTTTGCACACTAGAACACCTtctcaattattaa